The following proteins come from a genomic window of Alnus glutinosa chromosome 10, dhAlnGlut1.1, whole genome shotgun sequence:
- the LOC133879524 gene encoding ETHYLENE INSENSITIVE 3-like 1 protein, with the protein MGMFEEMGFFGNLEFLSAPPGEGEAVPEHEPEATMEDYSDDEMDVDELERRMWRDRLLLRRLKEQSKEKEGTDNAKQRQSQEQARRKKMSRAQDGILKYMLKMMEVCKAQGFVYGIIPEKGKPVSGASDNLRAWWKEKVRFDRNGPAAIAKYQADHSSLGKNEDCSAVASTPHTLQELQDTTLGSLLSALMQHCDPPQRRFPLEKGFAPPWWPTGNEEWWPQLGLPKDQGPPPYKKPHDLKKAWKVSVLTAVIKHMSPDIAKIRKLVRQSKCLQDKMTAKESATWLAIINQEEALARKLYPDRCPPLSAGGSGSYIISDATDYDVEGVDDEENVEAEDCKPREVDLINLGAAGPRDHRFMMPPADPQIKGELIEIDSDFTQKRKQLADDHPPMMMDQNIYTCEYSRCPYNDYRLGFLDRNSRNNHQMNCPYQSSNSSQVFGMPNSQINDEKATVFSLRFAQPKPAYVSGLGLPEDGQKMISELMSFYDTNLQSDKSMSPGNLKAAEDHNQQQQQQQQKFRLQMDDNNYYSQGVIMGGNNMSAAETNMSMHQTVLPTTEIQFDQPFDNNPTDNIVDFRFSSPFNLGSVDYAVDSLPKQDIPPLWYL; encoded by the coding sequence ATGGGAATGTTTGAAGAAATGGGGTTTTTTGGTAATCTTGAATTTCTTTCGGCTCCTCCTGGGGAAGGGGAAGCAGTTCCTGAGCATGAACCAGAGGCGACAATGGAGGATTATAGTGATGATGAGATGGACGTTGATGAGCTTGAGAGGAGGATGTGGAGAGACCGGCTGCTATTGAGACGCCTCAAAGAACAGAGTAAGGAAAAGGAGGGAACTGACAATGCAAAGCAGCGTCAATCCCAGGAGCAAGCCCGGAGGAAGAAGATGTCTCGTGCACAAGATGGTATCCTGAAATATATGCTGAAAATGATGGAAGTTTGTAAAGCTCAAGGTTTTGTGTATGGGATTATTCCTGAGAAGGGCAAGCCGGTGAGTGGAGCCTCTGACAATCTGCGAGCATGGTGGAAAGAAAAGGTCCGGTTTGATCGTAATGGTCCTGCTGCAATTGCCAAGTATCAGGCGGATCATTCAAGCCTTGGAAAGAATGAAGACTGCAGTGCAGTGGCATCCACTCCTCACACCTTGCAGGAGCTCCAGGACACCACTCTTGGATCACTATTGTCTGCTTTGATGCAGCACTGTGATCCGCCTCAGCGGCGTTTCCCATTAGAGAAGGGTTTTGCGCCGCCGTGGTGGCCAACCGGGAATGAGGAATGGTGGCCTCAATTGGGCTTGCCTAAAGATCAGGGGCCTCCCCCTTATAAGAAGCCTCATGATCTGAAGAAGGCTTGGAAGGTGAGTGTTCTCACTGCTGTAATTAAGCACATGTCCCCTGATATTGCCAAGATCCGGAAGCTTGTTCGTCAGTCAAAATGCTTGCAAGACAAGATGACTGCCAAGGAGAGCGCGACTTGGCTTGCCATTATAAACCAGGAAGAAGCGCTGGCTCGAAAATTGTATCCTGATAGATGTCCGCCTCTGTCAGCTGGTGGGAGTGGATCTTACATAATCAGTGATGCTACAGATTATGATGTTGaaggagtggatgatgaagaaAATGTTGAAGCAGAGGACTGCAAGCCCCGTGAAGTTGATCTCATCAATTTGGGAGCTGCTGGACCAAGAGATCATAGGTTTATGATGCCCCCAGCGGATCCTCAAATTAAGGGAGAGCTCATTGAGATTGACTCAGATTTCACTCAAAAGAGGAAGCAACTGGCTGACGATCATCCACCAATGATGATGGATCAAAACATATATACTTGTGAGTACTCTCGATGCCCATACAACGATTACCGCCTCGGGTTTCTTGACAGGAATTCGAGAAACAATCACCAAATGAATTGTCCGTACCAAAGTTCTAACTCTTCCCAAGTGTTTGGAATGCCGAACTCTCAAATCAATGATGAAAAGGCAACAGTTTTCTCTCTACGCTTCGCTCAACCTAAGCCAGCCTATGTTTCAGGACTTGGACTTCCGGAAGATGGGCAGAAGATGATTTCTGAGCTTATGTCATTCTATGATACTAATCTTCAGAGTGACAAAAGCATGAGTCCTGGGAACCTCAAGGCTGCTGAAGACCACAaccagcagcagcagcagcagcagcaaaaATTTCGACTTCAGATGGATGATAATAACTATTACAGCCAGGGGGTTATCATGGGAGGCAACAACATGTCTGCTGCAGAAACCAATATGTCCATGCACCAAACCGTGCTTCCAACAACAGAAATTCAGTTTGATCAGCCATTTGATAACAATCCCACTGATAATATAGTGGACTTCAGGTTCAGCTCTCCATTTAACCTGGGATCTGTTGATTATGCAGTAGACTCTTTGCCAAAGCAAGATATCCCCCCCCTGTGGtacctttga